Proteins from a single region of Gossypium arboreum isolate Shixiya-1 chromosome 1, ASM2569848v2, whole genome shotgun sequence:
- the LOC108483613 gene encoding CLAVATA3/ESR (CLE)-related protein 46-like — MQHMSPPMHKMRDQVLIYLLLAWLLLIHYQLQGSDIRYQAIDSVRTVHFRFSRPRSLMLRSRVSNALPTWVKMKKIHKSQSGPNPVENRWSPSKH, encoded by the exons ATGCAGCATATGTCACCACCTATGCATAAGATGAGAGACCAAGTTCTGATCTACCTTCTACTAGCATGGCTCCTGCTTATACATTATCAACTCCAGGGATCCGATATCAGATATCAAGCTATTGACTCAG TGCGAACAGTTCACTTCAGGTTCAGCAGACCTAGAAGCCTAATGCTGAGGTCACGTGTTAGTAATGCATTGCCTACCTGG gttaaaatgaagaagatTCATAAATCCCAATCTGGACCCAACCCAGTCGAAAATCGCTGGTCACCATCTAAACACTAA
- the LOC108483612 gene encoding inner membrane protein PPF-1, chloroplastic has translation MARTLISSQPFIGTSLPSSSKFSRHGGLYKLPNRRLVSTRVRLSFNEIPPITSLGSSVEFQVLFTKAESLLYTLADAAVAADPAATTAGSTDAAVQKNGGWFGFISEGMEFVLKVLKDGLSTLHVPYAYGFAIILLTVLVKVATFPLTKQQVESTLAMQNLQPKIKAIQQRYAGNQERIQLETSRLYRQAGVNPLAGCFPTLATIPVWIGLYQALSNVANEGLLTEGFFWIPSLGGPTTIAARQSGSGISWLIPFVDGHPPLGWHDTAAYLVLPVLLVVSQYVSMELMKPPQTDDPAQKNTLLVFKFLPLMIGYFSLSVPSGLSIYWFTNNVLSTAQQVWLRKLGGAKPVVDESASGIITAGRAKRSAAQPARAGDRFRQLKEEEKKKKVSKALPAEEFQSLDSASDSDGESDEETKGKGDEALEEAYSSTASNQVPNISQPRRSKRSKRKRAV, from the exons ATGGCGAGAACTCTGATTTCATCACAGCCGTTCATTGGCACTTCGCTGCCATCATCATCAAAATTCTCTCGTCATGGTGGTCTGTACAAGCTCCCTAACCGTAGACTTGTTTCTACCAGGGTCCGTCTAAGCTTTAACGAAATCCCTCCGATTACTTCACTTGGCTCCTCCGTTGAATTCCAAGTACTTTTTACGAAAGCCGAAAGCCTCCTATACACTCTCGCCGACGCTGCTGTTGCGGCCGATCCAGCCGCCACCACCGCCGGGTCTACTGATGCTGCCGTGCAGAAAAACGGTGGCTGGTTCGGCTTCATCTCTGAAGGAATGGAATTCGTTCTTAAG gtGTTGAAAGATGGATTATCCACGTTACACGTGCCTTACGCGTATGGATTTGCGATTATATTACTTACGGTTTTAGTTAAAGTTGCTACATTTCCTTTGACAAAGCAGCAG GTGGAATCAACGCTAGCTATGCAAAATCTTCAGCCGAAAATAAAAGCTATCCAACAAAGATATGCAGGCAATCAG GAGAGAATACAACTTGAAACATCTCGCTTGTATAGGCAGGCTGGGGTTAATCCTTTGGCAG GTTGCTTCCCTACTTTAGCTACTATTCCAGTCTGGATTGGCCTGTATCAAGCTCTCTCAAATGTGGCAAATGAG GGGCTGTTGACAGAAGGTTTCTTTTGGATCCCATCTTTGGGTGGGCCAACTACAATTGCTGCTCGGCAAAGTGGGTCTGGAATTTCTTGGCTTATTCCATTTGTG GATGGCCATCCACCATTGGGTTGGCATGACACTGCTGCATACCTTGTTTTACCTGTGCTTCTTGTTGTCAGTCAATATGTTTCAATGGAGCTGATGAAGCCACCCCAG ACGGATGATCCAGCCCAAAAGAACACACTTCTTGTTTTCAAGTTTCTTCCGCTTATGATTGGTTACTTTTCATTATCCGTTCCGTCAGGATTATCTATTTACTG GTTCACGAATAACGTCCTTAGCACTGCACAACAAGTGTGGCTTCGCAAATTAGGTGGTGCAAAACCTGTTGTTGATGAGAGTGCAAGTGGAATTATTACTGCAGGACGTGCAAAACGGTCAGCTGCTCAGCCAGCACGGGCTGGGGATAG GTTCAGGCAGttaaaagaagaagagaagaagaagaaagtaaGCAAGGCTCTGCCAGCAGAAGAGTTTCAGAGTCTAGACTCAGCATCTGATTCTGATGGGGAATCAGATGAAGAGACAAAGGGCAAG GGTGATGAGGCTCTCGAAGAAGCATATTCTTCAACTGCAAGCAATCAAGTTCCTAATATTTCTCAGCCAAGACGAAGCAAGAGATCTAAGCGGAAGCGTGCTGTATAA